A section of the Mangifera indica cultivar Alphonso chromosome 12, CATAS_Mindica_2.1, whole genome shotgun sequence genome encodes:
- the LOC123193346 gene encoding tetracycline resistance protein, class G-like isoform X2, which translates to MIEFFPTRWTAMAFDSCGLLELRPLVHLLFPLCVHWIAEEMTVSVLVDVITNALCPGESTCSEAIYISGLQQTAQLLAYKSGRDSALFLSMGDDARATRGCVKVVGIFKMVSIPLIGQLADEYGRKPLLLLTVSSIIIPFFQRFCLCILCTSNNIKYYKPREPLLRRCCLCDFVSDSKRAAAFSWITGLLSASHVLGNLLAFLLPDNCIFPVSTALLIFCPVYMHFFLVETVESAPRRDQESTFLHKVVMVLEERYKSMRNAAFIVISSPTLKGISFVSFFYELGMSGISSVLFYYLKAVFGFSKHQYSEILMIVGVGAIASQIVVLPLLNPLVGEKVILCIALLASIAYALFYGLAWASWVPYLSASFGVIYVLVKPSTYAIISKASSLNNQGKSQGFIAGIEAIASFLSPLAMSPLTSWFLSSNAPFNCKGFSIVVASICMMIALVFACMLKTENHLTGDKEEEDIETPILS; encoded by the exons ATGATTGAGTTTTTCCCCACCAGGTGGACTGCAATGGCCTTTGATAGCTGTGGGTTGTTGGAGTTAAGACCTCTGGTTCACTTGTTGTTCCCACTTTGCGTTCATTGGATTGCTGAGGAGATGACCGTTTCTGTTCTTGTTGATGTTATTACTAATGCTTTGTGTCCCGGGGAGTCCACTTGTTCTGAGGCTATTTACATTAGTGGTCTTCAACAAACG GCTCAACTCCTTGCTTACAAGTCAGGCCGTGACTCTGCGCTCTTTCTTTCTATGGGGGACGATGCCAGGGCTACAAGGGGATGTGTCAAG GTTGTTGGAATTTTCAAAATGGTGTCAATACCACTTATAGGTCAGCTTGCAGATGAGTATGGCCGTAAACCACTGCTCCTTCTTACTGTCTCCTCCATTATAATTCCTTTCT TCCAGAGATTTTGTTTATGCATATTATGCACTTCgaacaatatcaaatattataagcCAAGGGAGCCTCTTCTGCGTCGCTGTTGCTTATGCG ATTTTGTGAGTGACAGCAAAAGAGCTGCAGCATTTAGCTGGATTACAGGCCTGCTTTCCGCATCGCATGTCTTAGGAAATTTATTGGCTTTTCTCCTTCCCGACAACTGCATTTTCCCG GTGTCAACCGCTCTCTTGATCTTTTGTCCTGTTTACATGCATTTCTTTCTGGTTGAGACAGTTGAATCAGCTCCCAGGAGAGACCAAGAATCAACTTTCTTGCACAAGGTAGTTATGGTCCTCGAAGAAAGATACAAATCAATGCGAAATGCTGCATTTATAGTTATTAGCAG TCCAACACTCAAAGgaatttcttttgtttcctttttttatgaGTTGGGAATGTCCGGCATCAGCAGTGTCTTATTT TATTATTTGAAGGCAGTTTTTGGTTTTAGCAAGCATCAATATTCAGAAATCCTAATGATAGTCGGAGTAGGTGCTATTGCATCGCAG ATTGTGGTGCTACCTCTTCTCAATCCGTTGGTCGGAGAAAAGGTGATACTATGCATAGCCTTGCTTGCGTCAATAGCTTAT GCATTGTTCTATGGCTTGGCTTGGGCATCTTGG GTACCATACCTAAGTGCCTCGTTTGGTGTCATTTATGTCCTTGTGAAACCTTCT ACTTATGCCATCATTTCAAAGGCTTCAAGTTTAAACAATCAG GGAAAGTCACAAGGATTTATTGCTGGCATAGAAGCAATAGCAAGTTTTTTATCACCACTTGCAATGAGTCCCTTGACTT CATGGTTCCTTTCAAGCAATGCCCCTTTCAACTGCAAAGGTTTCAGCATTGTCGTCGCATCTATATGCATG aTGATTGCATTGGTCTTTGCTTGCATGCTCAAAACAGAAAATCATTTAACCGGAgacaaagaggaagaagataTTGAGACACCAATTTTAAGTTGA
- the LOC123193346 gene encoding hippocampus abundant transcript-like protein 1 isoform X3 — MIEFFPTRWTAMAFDSCGLLELRPLVHLLFPLCVHWIAEEMTVSVLVDVITNALCPGESTCSEAIYISGLQQTVVGIFKMVSIPLIGQLADEYGRKPLLLLTVSSIIIPFSLLVFNQSRDFVYAYYALRTISNIISQGSLFCVAVAYAADFVSDSKRAAAFSWITGLLSASHVLGNLLAFLLPDNCIFPVSTALLIFCPVYMHFFLVETVESAPRRDQESTFLHKVVMVLEERYKSMRNAAFIVISSPTLKGISFVSFFYELGMSGISSVLFYYLKAVFGFSKHQYSEILMIVGVGAIASQIVVLPLLNPLVGEKVILCIALLASIAYALFYGLAWASWVPYLSASFGVIYVLVKPSTYAIISKASSLNNQGKSQGFIAGIEAIASFLSPLAMSPLTSWFLSSNAPFNCKGFSIVVASICMMIALVFACMLKTENHLTGDKEEEDIETPILS; from the exons ATGATTGAGTTTTTCCCCACCAGGTGGACTGCAATGGCCTTTGATAGCTGTGGGTTGTTGGAGTTAAGACCTCTGGTTCACTTGTTGTTCCCACTTTGCGTTCATTGGATTGCTGAGGAGATGACCGTTTCTGTTCTTGTTGATGTTATTACTAATGCTTTGTGTCCCGGGGAGTCCACTTGTTCTGAGGCTATTTACATTAGTGGTCTTCAACAAACG GTTGTTGGAATTTTCAAAATGGTGTCAATACCACTTATAGGTCAGCTTGCAGATGAGTATGGCCGTAAACCACTGCTCCTTCTTACTGTCTCCTCCATTATAATTCCTTTCT CTTTACTTGTTTTTAATCAGTCCAGAGATTTTGTTTATGCATATTATGCACTTCgaacaatatcaaatattataagcCAAGGGAGCCTCTTCTGCGTCGCTGTTGCTTATGCG GCAGATTTTGTGAGTGACAGCAAAAGAGCTGCAGCATTTAGCTGGATTACAGGCCTGCTTTCCGCATCGCATGTCTTAGGAAATTTATTGGCTTTTCTCCTTCCCGACAACTGCATTTTCCCG GTGTCAACCGCTCTCTTGATCTTTTGTCCTGTTTACATGCATTTCTTTCTGGTTGAGACAGTTGAATCAGCTCCCAGGAGAGACCAAGAATCAACTTTCTTGCACAAGGTAGTTATGGTCCTCGAAGAAAGATACAAATCAATGCGAAATGCTGCATTTATAGTTATTAGCAG TCCAACACTCAAAGgaatttcttttgtttcctttttttatgaGTTGGGAATGTCCGGCATCAGCAGTGTCTTATTT TATTATTTGAAGGCAGTTTTTGGTTTTAGCAAGCATCAATATTCAGAAATCCTAATGATAGTCGGAGTAGGTGCTATTGCATCGCAG ATTGTGGTGCTACCTCTTCTCAATCCGTTGGTCGGAGAAAAGGTGATACTATGCATAGCCTTGCTTGCGTCAATAGCTTAT GCATTGTTCTATGGCTTGGCTTGGGCATCTTGG GTACCATACCTAAGTGCCTCGTTTGGTGTCATTTATGTCCTTGTGAAACCTTCT ACTTATGCCATCATTTCAAAGGCTTCAAGTTTAAACAATCAG GGAAAGTCACAAGGATTTATTGCTGGCATAGAAGCAATAGCAAGTTTTTTATCACCACTTGCAATGAGTCCCTTGACTT CATGGTTCCTTTCAAGCAATGCCCCTTTCAACTGCAAAGGTTTCAGCATTGTCGTCGCATCTATATGCATG aTGATTGCATTGGTCTTTGCTTGCATGCTCAAAACAGAAAATCATTTAACCGGAgacaaagaggaagaagataTTGAGACACCAATTTTAAGTTGA
- the LOC123193346 gene encoding hippocampus abundant transcript-like protein 1 isoform X6 has translation MIEFFPTRWTAMAFDSCGLLELRPLVHLLFPLCVHWIAEEMTVSVLVDVITNALCPGESTCSEAIYISGLQQTAQLLAYKSGRDSALFLSMGDDARATRGCVKVVGIFKMVSIPLIGQLADEYGRKPLLLLTVSSIIIPFSLLVFNQSRDFVYAYYALRTISNIISQGSLFCVAVAYAADFVSDSKRAAAFSWITGLLSASHVLGNLLAFLLPDNCIFPVSTALLIFCPVYMHFFLVETVESAPRRDQESTFLHKVVMVLEERYKSMRNAAFIVISSPTLKGISFVSFFYELGMSGISSVLFYYLKAVFGFSKHQYSEILMIVGVGAIASQIVVLPLLNPLVGEKVILCIALLASIAYALFYGLAWASWVCSLRNLT, from the exons ATGATTGAGTTTTTCCCCACCAGGTGGACTGCAATGGCCTTTGATAGCTGTGGGTTGTTGGAGTTAAGACCTCTGGTTCACTTGTTGTTCCCACTTTGCGTTCATTGGATTGCTGAGGAGATGACCGTTTCTGTTCTTGTTGATGTTATTACTAATGCTTTGTGTCCCGGGGAGTCCACTTGTTCTGAGGCTATTTACATTAGTGGTCTTCAACAAACG GCTCAACTCCTTGCTTACAAGTCAGGCCGTGACTCTGCGCTCTTTCTTTCTATGGGGGACGATGCCAGGGCTACAAGGGGATGTGTCAAG GTTGTTGGAATTTTCAAAATGGTGTCAATACCACTTATAGGTCAGCTTGCAGATGAGTATGGCCGTAAACCACTGCTCCTTCTTACTGTCTCCTCCATTATAATTCCTTTCT CTTTACTTGTTTTTAATCAGTCCAGAGATTTTGTTTATGCATATTATGCACTTCgaacaatatcaaatattataagcCAAGGGAGCCTCTTCTGCGTCGCTGTTGCTTATGCG GCAGATTTTGTGAGTGACAGCAAAAGAGCTGCAGCATTTAGCTGGATTACAGGCCTGCTTTCCGCATCGCATGTCTTAGGAAATTTATTGGCTTTTCTCCTTCCCGACAACTGCATTTTCCCG GTGTCAACCGCTCTCTTGATCTTTTGTCCTGTTTACATGCATTTCTTTCTGGTTGAGACAGTTGAATCAGCTCCCAGGAGAGACCAAGAATCAACTTTCTTGCACAAGGTAGTTATGGTCCTCGAAGAAAGATACAAATCAATGCGAAATGCTGCATTTATAGTTATTAGCAG TCCAACACTCAAAGgaatttcttttgtttcctttttttatgaGTTGGGAATGTCCGGCATCAGCAGTGTCTTATTT TATTATTTGAAGGCAGTTTTTGGTTTTAGCAAGCATCAATATTCAGAAATCCTAATGATAGTCGGAGTAGGTGCTATTGCATCGCAG ATTGTGGTGCTACCTCTTCTCAATCCGTTGGTCGGAGAAAAGGTGATACTATGCATAGCCTTGCTTGCGTCAATAGCTTAT GCATTGTTCTATGGCTTGGCTTGGGCATCTTGG GTTTGTTCTTTGCGCAATCTTACATAA
- the LOC123193346 gene encoding tetracycline resistance protein, class G-like isoform X4, translating to MIEFFPTRWTAMAFDSCGLLELRPLVHLLFPLCVHWIAEEMTVSVLVDVITNALCPGESTCSEAIYISGLQQTVVGIFKMVSIPLIGQLADEYGRKPLLLLTVSSIIIPFFQRFCLCILCTSNNIKYYKPREPLLRRCCLCDFVSDSKRAAAFSWITGLLSASHVLGNLLAFLLPDNCIFPVSTALLIFCPVYMHFFLVETVESAPRRDQESTFLHKVVMVLEERYKSMRNAAFIVISSPTLKGISFVSFFYELGMSGISSVLFYYLKAVFGFSKHQYSEILMIVGVGAIASQIVVLPLLNPLVGEKVILCIALLASIAYALFYGLAWASWVPYLSASFGVIYVLVKPSTYAIISKASSLNNQGKSQGFIAGIEAIASFLSPLAMSPLTSWFLSSNAPFNCKGFSIVVASICMMIALVFACMLKTENHLTGDKEEEDIETPILS from the exons ATGATTGAGTTTTTCCCCACCAGGTGGACTGCAATGGCCTTTGATAGCTGTGGGTTGTTGGAGTTAAGACCTCTGGTTCACTTGTTGTTCCCACTTTGCGTTCATTGGATTGCTGAGGAGATGACCGTTTCTGTTCTTGTTGATGTTATTACTAATGCTTTGTGTCCCGGGGAGTCCACTTGTTCTGAGGCTATTTACATTAGTGGTCTTCAACAAACG GTTGTTGGAATTTTCAAAATGGTGTCAATACCACTTATAGGTCAGCTTGCAGATGAGTATGGCCGTAAACCACTGCTCCTTCTTACTGTCTCCTCCATTATAATTCCTTTCT TCCAGAGATTTTGTTTATGCATATTATGCACTTCgaacaatatcaaatattataagcCAAGGGAGCCTCTTCTGCGTCGCTGTTGCTTATGCG ATTTTGTGAGTGACAGCAAAAGAGCTGCAGCATTTAGCTGGATTACAGGCCTGCTTTCCGCATCGCATGTCTTAGGAAATTTATTGGCTTTTCTCCTTCCCGACAACTGCATTTTCCCG GTGTCAACCGCTCTCTTGATCTTTTGTCCTGTTTACATGCATTTCTTTCTGGTTGAGACAGTTGAATCAGCTCCCAGGAGAGACCAAGAATCAACTTTCTTGCACAAGGTAGTTATGGTCCTCGAAGAAAGATACAAATCAATGCGAAATGCTGCATTTATAGTTATTAGCAG TCCAACACTCAAAGgaatttcttttgtttcctttttttatgaGTTGGGAATGTCCGGCATCAGCAGTGTCTTATTT TATTATTTGAAGGCAGTTTTTGGTTTTAGCAAGCATCAATATTCAGAAATCCTAATGATAGTCGGAGTAGGTGCTATTGCATCGCAG ATTGTGGTGCTACCTCTTCTCAATCCGTTGGTCGGAGAAAAGGTGATACTATGCATAGCCTTGCTTGCGTCAATAGCTTAT GCATTGTTCTATGGCTTGGCTTGGGCATCTTGG GTACCATACCTAAGTGCCTCGTTTGGTGTCATTTATGTCCTTGTGAAACCTTCT ACTTATGCCATCATTTCAAAGGCTTCAAGTTTAAACAATCAG GGAAAGTCACAAGGATTTATTGCTGGCATAGAAGCAATAGCAAGTTTTTTATCACCACTTGCAATGAGTCCCTTGACTT CATGGTTCCTTTCAAGCAATGCCCCTTTCAACTGCAAAGGTTTCAGCATTGTCGTCGCATCTATATGCATG aTGATTGCATTGGTCTTTGCTTGCATGCTCAAAACAGAAAATCATTTAACCGGAgacaaagaggaagaagataTTGAGACACCAATTTTAAGTTGA
- the LOC123193346 gene encoding hippocampus abundant transcript-like protein 1 isoform X1, with the protein MIEFFPTRWTAMAFDSCGLLELRPLVHLLFPLCVHWIAEEMTVSVLVDVITNALCPGESTCSEAIYISGLQQTAQLLAYKSGRDSALFLSMGDDARATRGCVKVVGIFKMVSIPLIGQLADEYGRKPLLLLTVSSIIIPFSLLVFNQSRDFVYAYYALRTISNIISQGSLFCVAVAYAADFVSDSKRAAAFSWITGLLSASHVLGNLLAFLLPDNCIFPVSTALLIFCPVYMHFFLVETVESAPRRDQESTFLHKVVMVLEERYKSMRNAAFIVISSPTLKGISFVSFFYELGMSGISSVLFYYLKAVFGFSKHQYSEILMIVGVGAIASQIVVLPLLNPLVGEKVILCIALLASIAYALFYGLAWASWVPYLSASFGVIYVLVKPSTYAIISKASSLNNQGKSQGFIAGIEAIASFLSPLAMSPLTSWFLSSNAPFNCKGFSIVVASICMMIALVFACMLKTENHLTGDKEEEDIETPILS; encoded by the exons ATGATTGAGTTTTTCCCCACCAGGTGGACTGCAATGGCCTTTGATAGCTGTGGGTTGTTGGAGTTAAGACCTCTGGTTCACTTGTTGTTCCCACTTTGCGTTCATTGGATTGCTGAGGAGATGACCGTTTCTGTTCTTGTTGATGTTATTACTAATGCTTTGTGTCCCGGGGAGTCCACTTGTTCTGAGGCTATTTACATTAGTGGTCTTCAACAAACG GCTCAACTCCTTGCTTACAAGTCAGGCCGTGACTCTGCGCTCTTTCTTTCTATGGGGGACGATGCCAGGGCTACAAGGGGATGTGTCAAG GTTGTTGGAATTTTCAAAATGGTGTCAATACCACTTATAGGTCAGCTTGCAGATGAGTATGGCCGTAAACCACTGCTCCTTCTTACTGTCTCCTCCATTATAATTCCTTTCT CTTTACTTGTTTTTAATCAGTCCAGAGATTTTGTTTATGCATATTATGCACTTCgaacaatatcaaatattataagcCAAGGGAGCCTCTTCTGCGTCGCTGTTGCTTATGCG GCAGATTTTGTGAGTGACAGCAAAAGAGCTGCAGCATTTAGCTGGATTACAGGCCTGCTTTCCGCATCGCATGTCTTAGGAAATTTATTGGCTTTTCTCCTTCCCGACAACTGCATTTTCCCG GTGTCAACCGCTCTCTTGATCTTTTGTCCTGTTTACATGCATTTCTTTCTGGTTGAGACAGTTGAATCAGCTCCCAGGAGAGACCAAGAATCAACTTTCTTGCACAAGGTAGTTATGGTCCTCGAAGAAAGATACAAATCAATGCGAAATGCTGCATTTATAGTTATTAGCAG TCCAACACTCAAAGgaatttcttttgtttcctttttttatgaGTTGGGAATGTCCGGCATCAGCAGTGTCTTATTT TATTATTTGAAGGCAGTTTTTGGTTTTAGCAAGCATCAATATTCAGAAATCCTAATGATAGTCGGAGTAGGTGCTATTGCATCGCAG ATTGTGGTGCTACCTCTTCTCAATCCGTTGGTCGGAGAAAAGGTGATACTATGCATAGCCTTGCTTGCGTCAATAGCTTAT GCATTGTTCTATGGCTTGGCTTGGGCATCTTGG GTACCATACCTAAGTGCCTCGTTTGGTGTCATTTATGTCCTTGTGAAACCTTCT ACTTATGCCATCATTTCAAAGGCTTCAAGTTTAAACAATCAG GGAAAGTCACAAGGATTTATTGCTGGCATAGAAGCAATAGCAAGTTTTTTATCACCACTTGCAATGAGTCCCTTGACTT CATGGTTCCTTTCAAGCAATGCCCCTTTCAACTGCAAAGGTTTCAGCATTGTCGTCGCATCTATATGCATG aTGATTGCATTGGTCTTTGCTTGCATGCTCAAAACAGAAAATCATTTAACCGGAgacaaagaggaagaagataTTGAGACACCAATTTTAAGTTGA
- the LOC123193346 gene encoding hippocampus abundant transcript-like protein 1 isoform X7 — MVSIPLIGQLADEYGRKPLLLLTVSSIIIPFSLLVFNQSRDFVYAYYALRTISNIISQGSLFCVAVAYAADFVSDSKRAAAFSWITGLLSASHVLGNLLAFLLPDNCIFPVSTALLIFCPVYMHFFLVETVESAPRRDQESTFLHKVVMVLEERYKSMRNAAFIVISSPTLKGISFVSFFYELGMSGISSVLFYYLKAVFGFSKHQYSEILMIVGVGAIASQIVVLPLLNPLVGEKVILCIALLASIAYALFYGLAWASWVPYLSASFGVIYVLVKPSTYAIISKASSLNNQGKSQGFIAGIEAIASFLSPLAMSPLTSWFLSSNAPFNCKGFSIVVASICMMIALVFACMLKTENHLTGDKEEEDIETPILS; from the exons ATGGTGTCAATACCACTTATAGGTCAGCTTGCAGATGAGTATGGCCGTAAACCACTGCTCCTTCTTACTGTCTCCTCCATTATAATTCCTTTCT CTTTACTTGTTTTTAATCAGTCCAGAGATTTTGTTTATGCATATTATGCACTTCgaacaatatcaaatattataagcCAAGGGAGCCTCTTCTGCGTCGCTGTTGCTTATGCG GCAGATTTTGTGAGTGACAGCAAAAGAGCTGCAGCATTTAGCTGGATTACAGGCCTGCTTTCCGCATCGCATGTCTTAGGAAATTTATTGGCTTTTCTCCTTCCCGACAACTGCATTTTCCCG GTGTCAACCGCTCTCTTGATCTTTTGTCCTGTTTACATGCATTTCTTTCTGGTTGAGACAGTTGAATCAGCTCCCAGGAGAGACCAAGAATCAACTTTCTTGCACAAGGTAGTTATGGTCCTCGAAGAAAGATACAAATCAATGCGAAATGCTGCATTTATAGTTATTAGCAG TCCAACACTCAAAGgaatttcttttgtttcctttttttatgaGTTGGGAATGTCCGGCATCAGCAGTGTCTTATTT TATTATTTGAAGGCAGTTTTTGGTTTTAGCAAGCATCAATATTCAGAAATCCTAATGATAGTCGGAGTAGGTGCTATTGCATCGCAG ATTGTGGTGCTACCTCTTCTCAATCCGTTGGTCGGAGAAAAGGTGATACTATGCATAGCCTTGCTTGCGTCAATAGCTTAT GCATTGTTCTATGGCTTGGCTTGGGCATCTTGG GTACCATACCTAAGTGCCTCGTTTGGTGTCATTTATGTCCTTGTGAAACCTTCT ACTTATGCCATCATTTCAAAGGCTTCAAGTTTAAACAATCAG GGAAAGTCACAAGGATTTATTGCTGGCATAGAAGCAATAGCAAGTTTTTTATCACCACTTGCAATGAGTCCCTTGACTT CATGGTTCCTTTCAAGCAATGCCCCTTTCAACTGCAAAGGTTTCAGCATTGTCGTCGCATCTATATGCATG aTGATTGCATTGGTCTTTGCTTGCATGCTCAAAACAGAAAATCATTTAACCGGAgacaaagaggaagaagataTTGAGACACCAATTTTAAGTTGA
- the LOC123193346 gene encoding hippocampus abundant transcript-like protein 1 isoform X5, producing the protein MGDDARATRGCVKVVGIFKMVSIPLIGQLADEYGRKPLLLLTVSSIIIPFSLLVFNQSRDFVYAYYALRTISNIISQGSLFCVAVAYAADFVSDSKRAAAFSWITGLLSASHVLGNLLAFLLPDNCIFPVSTALLIFCPVYMHFFLVETVESAPRRDQESTFLHKVVMVLEERYKSMRNAAFIVISSPTLKGISFVSFFYELGMSGISSVLFYYLKAVFGFSKHQYSEILMIVGVGAIASQIVVLPLLNPLVGEKVILCIALLASIAYALFYGLAWASWVPYLSASFGVIYVLVKPSTYAIISKASSLNNQGKSQGFIAGIEAIASFLSPLAMSPLTSWFLSSNAPFNCKGFSIVVASICMMIALVFACMLKTENHLTGDKEEEDIETPILS; encoded by the exons ATGGGGGACGATGCCAGGGCTACAAGGGGATGTGTCAAG GTTGTTGGAATTTTCAAAATGGTGTCAATACCACTTATAGGTCAGCTTGCAGATGAGTATGGCCGTAAACCACTGCTCCTTCTTACTGTCTCCTCCATTATAATTCCTTTCT CTTTACTTGTTTTTAATCAGTCCAGAGATTTTGTTTATGCATATTATGCACTTCgaacaatatcaaatattataagcCAAGGGAGCCTCTTCTGCGTCGCTGTTGCTTATGCG GCAGATTTTGTGAGTGACAGCAAAAGAGCTGCAGCATTTAGCTGGATTACAGGCCTGCTTTCCGCATCGCATGTCTTAGGAAATTTATTGGCTTTTCTCCTTCCCGACAACTGCATTTTCCCG GTGTCAACCGCTCTCTTGATCTTTTGTCCTGTTTACATGCATTTCTTTCTGGTTGAGACAGTTGAATCAGCTCCCAGGAGAGACCAAGAATCAACTTTCTTGCACAAGGTAGTTATGGTCCTCGAAGAAAGATACAAATCAATGCGAAATGCTGCATTTATAGTTATTAGCAG TCCAACACTCAAAGgaatttcttttgtttcctttttttatgaGTTGGGAATGTCCGGCATCAGCAGTGTCTTATTT TATTATTTGAAGGCAGTTTTTGGTTTTAGCAAGCATCAATATTCAGAAATCCTAATGATAGTCGGAGTAGGTGCTATTGCATCGCAG ATTGTGGTGCTACCTCTTCTCAATCCGTTGGTCGGAGAAAAGGTGATACTATGCATAGCCTTGCTTGCGTCAATAGCTTAT GCATTGTTCTATGGCTTGGCTTGGGCATCTTGG GTACCATACCTAAGTGCCTCGTTTGGTGTCATTTATGTCCTTGTGAAACCTTCT ACTTATGCCATCATTTCAAAGGCTTCAAGTTTAAACAATCAG GGAAAGTCACAAGGATTTATTGCTGGCATAGAAGCAATAGCAAGTTTTTTATCACCACTTGCAATGAGTCCCTTGACTT CATGGTTCCTTTCAAGCAATGCCCCTTTCAACTGCAAAGGTTTCAGCATTGTCGTCGCATCTATATGCATG aTGATTGCATTGGTCTTTGCTTGCATGCTCAAAACAGAAAATCATTTAACCGGAgacaaagaggaagaagataTTGAGACACCAATTTTAAGTTGA